A DNA window from Deltaproteobacteria bacterium contains the following coding sequences:
- a CDS encoding TRAP transporter small permease subunit, producing MNSAFKVVRFIDGLSLWSGKIFAWLNVPLVGGLVYEVVARYAFDSPTEWAYDIAYMLYGTIFMMGAAYTLYNKGHIRTDLLYNHFPARWQGIIDASFYLFFFFPGMILFLIAGWDYAAHAWDIKETAAYSPWRPIVYPFKTVIPIAIILLIIQGIAEFIKSVYATTRGEWR from the coding sequence TTGAATTCTGCGTTTAAAGTTGTCCGGTTCATTGATGGCCTATCGTTGTGGAGTGGCAAAATTTTCGCCTGGCTCAATGTTCCTCTGGTGGGGGGGTTGGTTTATGAAGTTGTGGCTCGATATGCCTTTGATTCCCCTACAGAATGGGCCTATGACATAGCTTATATGCTTTACGGAACCATTTTTATGATGGGGGCAGCTTATACTCTTTACAACAAAGGACATATCCGAACGGATCTTCTTTATAACCATTTTCCGGCTCGTTGGCAGGGGATAATTGATGCATCTTTCTACCTCTTCTTTTTTTTCCCCGGCATGATCCTATTCTTGATTGCCGGATGGGATTATGCCGCCCATGCCTGGGATATTAAAGAAACAGCAGCCTACAGTCCCTGGAGACCGATCGTTTATCCATTCAAAACGGTGATCCCAATAGCAATCATTCTTTTAATAATCCAAGGCATCGCCGAATTCATAAAGAGTGTTTATGCCACGACAAGGGGGGAATGGCGATGA
- a CDS encoding TRAP transporter large permease subunit — protein sequence MSNEILGLLMLGTLLVVIFIGFPIAFTLIILAILFGYFSLGKMVFDLMVMQTFGLMQEEVLAAVPLFVFMGYVVEQAGLMERLFMAFRHVLSGVKGSLFVGVILTAAIFAMATGIVGAAVTVLGIMAAPVMIRCGYNDQLSAGTIIAGGTLGILIPPSIMLVVMGPVLGISVAKLYAAAFGPGFLLTGLYVIYLLIRNFLNPELGPVVPMDERISRTEKIKEFFFGMVPLGSLIFFTLGSILAGLATPTEAAACGACGGILMALAYRKLTLPKFKEALIKTLSTSSMVLFLAVAANIFGSVFSRLGSATLITNSLIALDLSPFMMLLLLMVVIFILGWPFEWPAIVLIFLPIFLPLILTLKFNLVWFGALVAVNLQTAFLSPPVAMSAYYLKAVVPQWKLSTIYRGVIEFMVIQLIALFLLMLFPEIALWLPGVLFG from the coding sequence ATGAGCAACGAAATTCTTGGCCTCTTGATGTTGGGCACCCTCCTCGTGGTAATTTTCATCGGCTTTCCGATAGCCTTCACCCTCATAATCCTGGCAATTTTATTTGGCTACTTCAGCTTGGGGAAAATGGTCTTTGATTTGATGGTCATGCAAACCTTTGGGTTGATGCAGGAAGAAGTCCTGGCTGCGGTTCCTCTCTTTGTCTTCATGGGATACGTGGTGGAACAGGCGGGACTCATGGAGCGGCTTTTCATGGCCTTTCGCCACGTTCTTTCTGGGGTGAAAGGGTCCCTTTTCGTCGGCGTCATTCTCACCGCGGCCATTTTTGCCATGGCCACGGGAATCGTCGGTGCCGCGGTCACTGTTCTGGGGATTATGGCCGCACCGGTCATGATCAGGTGTGGATATAACGACCAACTTTCTGCCGGAACCATCATTGCCGGAGGGACCTTAGGGATTCTGATCCCCCCGAGCATTATGCTTGTGGTTATGGGGCCGGTGCTGGGAATCTCTGTGGCCAAGCTTTATGCCGCCGCCTTCGGACCTGGATTTTTATTGACGGGCCTTTATGTTATTTATCTTTTGATTCGCAACTTCCTGAATCCTGAACTCGGGCCAGTGGTGCCGATGGATGAAAGGATTTCGAGAACCGAGAAAATAAAAGAATTCTTTTTTGGCATGGTGCCGCTGGGTTCCCTCATTTTTTTCACTCTGGGGAGTATTTTGGCTGGATTGGCCACGCCTACGGAAGCAGCGGCCTGTGGGGCTTGCGGAGGTATTTTAATGGCTCTCGCCTACCGCAAATTGACTTTGCCGAAATTCAAGGAGGCCCTGATCAAGACTCTAAGTACTTCCAGTATGGTCCTCTTCCTGGCCGTGGCCGCTAACATCTTTGGATCTGTTTTTTCCAGGTTGGGATCGGCGACGCTGATCACCAATTCGTTGATTGCCTTGGATCTCAGCCCATTTATGATGCTCCTTCTCTTAATGGTGGTGATCTTTATTTTGGGATGGCCCTTTGAGTGGCCGGCCATCGTTCTCATTTTTCTGCCGATCTTCCTCCCCTTGATCCTAACCTTAAAGTTCAACCTGGTTTGGTTCGGCGCGCTTGTCGCGGTGAACTTGCAGACGGCGTTTCTGTCTCCACCCGTCGCCATGTCAGCATATTACCTCAAGGCCGTGGTTCCCCAGTGGAAGTTATCGACCATTTACCGAGGGGTGATAGAATTTATGGTTATCCAGTTGATTGCCCTCTTTCTCCTCATGCTGTTTCCCGAGATAGCTTTGTGGCTGCCCGGCGTGCTGTTTGGTTAA